The following proteins are co-located in the Phyllostomus discolor isolate MPI-MPIP mPhyDis1 chromosome 1, mPhyDis1.pri.v3, whole genome shotgun sequence genome:
- the LOC118499682 gene encoding submaxillary gland androgen-regulated protein 3B-like isoform X2 gives MKSLCLILGLLALEACFLPGESQRGPRRRYPPRPLPPPFPPQPNPFGPGFGPPPPPYGPGYPYPPFQPNPIEFPGYPPEYITYLTPEVQSTTTSSTTTTEKPTSPTTTTTQDTTT, from the exons ATGAAATCACTGTGCTTAATCTTGGGCCTTTTGGCCCTTGAAGCCTGTTTCCTG cCTGGTGAGAGTCAGAGAGGCCCCAGGAGACGATATCCACCACGACCattgcctcctcctttccctccacagcCTAATCCTTTTGGCCCAGGATTTggtccaccccctcct ccttatGGCCCAGGTTATCCATATCCACCTTTCCAACCTAACCCTATAGAATTCCCTGGATACCCTCCCGAGTATATTACCTACTTAACCCCTGAAGTACAATCTACTACAACAAGCTCTACCACAACCACAGAAAAACCCACCAGCCCTACAACTACTACTACCCAAGATACAACCACTTAA
- the LOC118499682 gene encoding submaxillary gland androgen-regulated protein 3B-like isoform X1, producing MKSLCLILGLLALEACFLPGESQRGPRRRYPPRPLPPPFPPQPNPFGPGFGPPPPPPPYGPGRIPPPPPPSPYGPGYPYPPFQPNPIEFPGYPPEYITYLTPEVQSTTTSSTTTTEKPTSPTTTTTQDTTT from the exons ATGAAATCACTGTGCTTAATCTTGGGCCTTTTGGCCCTTGAAGCCTGTTTCCTG cCTGGTGAGAGTCAGAGAGGCCCCAGGAGACGATATCCACCACGACCattgcctcctcctttccctccacagcCTAATCCTTTTGGCCCAGGATTTggtccaccccctcctcctcccccttatGGCCCAGGGAGGATtcca ccaccccctcctccttccccttatGGCCCAGGTTATCCATATCCACCTTTCCAACCTAACCCTATAGAATTCCCTGGATACCCTCCCGAGTATATTACCTACTTAACCCCTGAAGTACAATCTACTACAACAAGCTCTACCACAACCACAGAAAAACCCACCAGCCCTACAACTACTACTACCCAAGATACAACCACTTAA